In Candidatus Berkelbacteria bacterium, the following are encoded in one genomic region:
- a CDS encoding heavy-metal-associated domain-containing protein, which yields MTKQRFYIPDVHCASCVMLLETLEEDYDAINSVEVNLGKKSAEIVFDENKLGVEDVIKAIEETSGYKAEVSHD from the coding sequence ATGACAAAACAAAGATTCTATATACCAGATGTCCACTGTGCCAGCTGCGTTATGCTGCTAGAAACTTTGGAGGAGGATTACGACGCAATTAACAGCGTTGAGGTTAACTTAGGTAAAAAGTCCGCCGAAATTGTATTCGACGAGAATAAATTGGGCGTCGAAGACGTAATCAAAGCGATAGAAGAAACGAGCGGTTACAAAGCCGAGGTAAGTCATGACTAG